In the genome of Microcoleus vaginatus PCC 9802, the window TTTGCCCGATCGAAACACCAGAAGGCCCCAACGCCGGTCTGATCGGTTCCTTGGCAACTCACGCCCGCGTCAACCCCTACGGCTTTATTGAAACTCCTTTTTATCCAGTAGAAAAAGGACGGGTGCTGCGCGACAAAGCCCCTGTTTACATGACAGCCGACGAAGAAGACGATTTGCGCGTCGCCCCCGGAGACATCAGTCTCGACGAAAACAACAACCTCTTGGGCGAAACCGTAGCCGTCCGCTACCGCCAAGAATTTACTACCACCACGCCGATGCAGGTGGACTACATGGCGATTTCGCCCGTGCAAATCGTCTCCGTAGCGACATCGCTGATTCCTTTCTTGGAACACGACGACGCCAACCGAGCTCTGATGGGATCGAATATGCAGCGGCAAGCTGTGCCGCTACTGAAACCAGAACGGCCGCTAGTCGGTACGGGGTTGGAAGCTCAGGCGGCCCGAGATTCCGGGATGGTTGTGGTTTCCCGGATCGACGGCGAGGTGATTTACATCGACGCTACCCGGATTATTGTCAAACCTCTGGCTGTAGATGCCGAATCGAATTCCAGCGAAGAACATTTCCTGATTAAGGAATACGACGATCTCAAAGTCAAACAGCCCTCGGTTTGGAAGCAAAAATATGCTGGCTGCATCGAACACGAACTGCAAAAATATCAGCGCTCTAACCAAGATACTTGTTTAAACCAGCGTCCGCTGATTTATGAGGGCGATCGAGTCGTAGCAGGTCAAGTTCTCGCCGACGGTTCATCCACCGAAGGAGCAGAACTCGCTCTGGGTCACAACATCCTCGTAGCTTATATGCCTTGGGAAGGCTACAACTACGAAGACGCCATGCTAATTAGCGAGCGTTTGGTGTACGAAGATGTCTACACATCGATCCACATTGAAAAATACGAAATCGAAGCCCGCCAAACCAAACTCGGCCCCGAAGAAATCACCCGCGAAATTCCTAACGTCGGCGAAGACGCGCTGCGCCAGCTAGACGAACAGGGCATTATCCGCAAAGGTGCTTGGGTGGAAGCCAGCGACATCCTAGTCGGCAAAGTCACCCCCAAAGGCGAATCCGACCAACCGCCGGAAGAAAAACTGCTGAGGGCAATCTTCGGGGAAAAAGCCCGCGATGTGCGCGACAATTCCCTCCGCGTCCCTAACGGCGAAAAAGGCCGCGTGGTGGACGTGCGGGTGTTTACCCGTGAACAGGGCGACGAACTGCCCCCCGGCGCCAACATGGTCGTCCGCGTCTACGTAGCTCAAAAGCGCAAGATTCAAGTCGGCGACAAAATGGCCGGCCGCCACGGAAATAAGGGTATTGTGTCCCGGATTCTGCCGATGGAGGATATGCCCTACTTGCCCGACGGGACTCCGGTTGACATAGTGCTCAATCCTTTGGGCGTACCGTCGCGGATGAACGTAGGTCAGATTTTTGAGTGCTTGCTGGGATGGGCGGGCGAAAATCTGTCCATGCGGTTCAAGATGGTGCCTTTTGATGAAATGCACGGCGCTGAAAAGTCGCGGGAAACCGTACACGGCAAGTTACAGGAGGCGCGCGAAAAAACCGGCAAGCCTTGGGTGTTTAACGAAAAGCACCCCGGCAAGACTATTGTCTACGATGGCCGAACTGGCGAACCGTTCGATCGCCCCATCACAGTCGGCATCGCCTATATGCTGAAGCTGGTTCACTTGGTAGACGATAAGATCCACGCCCGCAGCACAGGCCCTTACTCGCTGGTAACGCAGCAGCCTTTGGGCGGCAAAGCGCAGCAGGGGGGTCAGCGGTTCGGAGAAATGGAAGTCTGGGCTCTGGAAGCGTTCGGCGCAGCTTATACTTTACAAGAGTTGCTGACTGTGAAGTCGGACGATATGCAGGGACGGAATGAAGCGCTGAATGCGATTGTTAAGGGCAAAGCTATTCCGCGCCCCGGTACGCCGGAATCTTTCAAGGTGCTGATGCGGGAGTTGCAGTCTTTGTGCTTGGATATTGCTGTGCACAAGGTGAATACGTCCGACGAGGGCAGCGAGCACGTTGAGGTGGATTTGATGGCAGATGCTGGGGGCAAGCGATCGCCATCCCGGCCTACTTACGAATCGCTTTCTCGTGACGAACTTGACGAGGATTAGGCATTAAAGATTAAAGATTAAAGATTAAAGATTTTTTGACAGCATTCAATTCTTTAATCTTTAATCGACAATCTCAAATTAAAATGCCTCAGCAGTGTTCGTACCACTGCTGAGGCGAATCAACGCTCTAAACAGGAGAGACGCTGAACATGAATATTGTAACAGTTGTCCCAGGAATAGAAGGAGAATTTGACCGGGCGACAGGCTGTATTAACTGGCAAGGGAGCAAGTTTGGCAACGGTTACGCGCGCAAGTGGATCGATGGCAAAACAGTATTAGTCCACCGTTTAGTCCTCGAATCGAAAATAGCAGGGTTCCTCGGTTCCGGTTATTTTGGTTGCCATACCTGCGACAATCGAAGCTGCATCAACCCGGCACATCTGGTAGTAGGTACTGCTGCTGAGAATACCGGGCAGATGATGAAGCGCGATCGCAAAACTCCCAGACGCAAAAGTATTCCCGGTATTGGTAAACTATCGATCCTGTCCGAGGGCTGCGCTAACGAACAACTGCGGGAAATTCAGGCTAAGTATTTAGCTGGAACCATCAAAAGCCACCTAATAAAAGAGTATGGCGTACACTATGAAACTATTACTAAGAGACTTCAGGCAAATATTCCTGATAACTTCACTACAGTTCCCTCCGGTTTGGTAGGAAAAATTCAAGACAGCGGCTGCATAATTTTTCAAGGGGCAAAGGATGGTCAAGGTGGTTATGGCAGGTACTTTAAAAATGGGAAATCCCAATCAGTTACTCGTGCTGTTTTAGCCGAGAAATTAGGATGTGAAGTGCCGACTTCGATAGATGCTGGTCATACCTGCGATAATCCCAGTTGTATTAATCCCGAACACCTTTGGGGTGGAACTCGCACTCAAAATTTATTAGATGCTTCTAAGAAACGACGCACTCAAGGCAAAAGTCATCCCCTTTCAAATGCCAAATTAGATTGGGAAAAGGTGCGAGAAATTCGGCAAAAACTAGCAGCAGGAGAGAGAGTGAAGGATGTAGCTCAGGAATACAGTGTTGGTTGCAAAACCATACACGATATTAAGTATCACGTCACTTGGAAGGAAGCAGGCGAAGAGGTTCCAGTGCCTCGCATGGGTGGATATCTCGATCGCAAATTGACTTTCGAGCAAGCTCTTGAGGTACGAAAAAGAATTACAGGTAGAGAATCCATCTCTCAAATCGCTGATAACTTTGGAGTATCGTCAAGTGTCATTTGTGATATTAAAAACAACGTCACATATAGAGGAGTATAACATTGAGTTAAACCGTGAAACAAGCCAACAAAAAAGATAAACAACCACAAATAATCGACTGTAAATTATCAATTGGAGTCAAGAATGGCTAAAATAGAACAACGCTTTGATTACGTCAAGATCGGGTTAGCTTCACCAGAAAGAATTCGACAGTGGGGAGAGAGAACTTTACCCAACGGTCAGATTACTGGAGAAGTGACAAAACCAGAAACAATAAATTATCGGACGTTAAAACCAGAAATGGATGGCTTGTTTTGCGAGCGCATTTTTGGGCCGGCAAAAGATTGGGAATGTCATTGTGGCAAGTACAAACGAGTTCGCCATAGAGGCATTGTTTGCGAAAGATGCGGTGTTGAAGTCACTGAATCTCGCGTCCGCCGTCACCGGATGGGATTTATCAAATTAGCAGCCCCAGTAGCTCACGTTTGGTATCTCAAAGGCATCCCGAGTTACATGGCAATTTTATTAGATATGCCCCTGCGAGATGTCGAACAAATCGTCTATTTCAATGCCTATGTTGTTCTCAATCCCGGTAATGCCGAAAAACTGCAATACAAGCAATTGCTAACCGAAGATGCTTGGTTGGAAATAGAAGACGAACTTTACAGCGAAGATTCCACGCTGACGGGTGTAGAAGTAGGCATAGGTGCTGAAGCTTTGCAAGTTTTGCTGCAAAACATTCCGCTAGAAAGCGAAGCGGAAAAGTTGCGGGAAGATATTGCCAATGCTAAAGGTCAAAAACGGGCGAAGTTAATTAAACGTTTGCGGGTAATTGACAACTTCATCGCTACGGGATCTCAACCCGATTGGATGGTGCTCAATGTGATTCCGGTGATTCCCCCCGACTTGCGGCCGATGGTGCAGCTAGACGGCGGGCGTTTTGCAACGAGCGACCTCAACGACCTTTACCGGAGAGTAATCAACCGCAACAACCGCTTGGCGAGACTCCAAGAAATTTTGGCGCCGGAGATTATCATCCGCAACGAAAAGCGGATGCTGCAAGAAGCTGTGGATGCGCTGATTGACAACGGCCGCCGGGGCCGGACGGTGGTGGGGGCAAACAACCGCCCGCTGAAGTCGCTGTCGGACATCATTGAAGGGAAACAAGGTCGTTTCCGGCAAAACTTGCTGGGGAAACGGGTTGACTACTCCGGGCGTTCGGTGATTGTGGTGGGGCCGAAACTGAAAATTCATCAGTGCGGTTTGCCGAGGGAAATGGCGATCGAGCTTTTCCAGCCTTTCGTCATCCACCGCTTGATCCGCCAAGGATTGGTCAACAACATCAAAGCTGCCAAAAAACTGATCCAGCGCAACGATCCCAGTGTTTGGGACGTGCTTCAGGAGGTGATTGAAGGACACCCGGTAATGCTAAACCGGGCGCCGACCCTCCACCGTTTGGGGATTCAAGCCTTTGAGCCGATTTTGGTGGACGGGAGGGCAATTCAGCTTCACCCGCTAGTCTGTCCGGCTTTTAACGCTGACTTTGACGGCGACCAAATGGCAGTGCACGTGCCTTTGTCTCTGGAATCTCAGGCGGAAGCGCGCTTGCTGATGCTGGCTTCTAACAACATTATGTCGCCGGCAACCGGAAGACCGATCGTTACTCCTTCTCAAGATATGGTGCTCGGTTGCTATTACTTGACAGCCGAAAATCCTGACGCTCAAAAAGGAGCTGGTCACTATTTTTCCAACCTTACCGACGCGGTTGTAGCTTACGAACAAGGAGTCGTTGACTTGCACTCATACGTGTGGGTGAGGTTTCAAGGCGCCATAGAAAACACAGAACCCGAAGGAGAACCGCTGAAGGTGGAACGCTCTACCGACGGTATCGTGACGAAAGAATACAAGTTCCGCCGGGTTCGGGAAGACGGAGACGGCAAGGTGATCAATCAATTCATTCGCACTACTCCGGGCAGGATTATCTATCACCAAACCATCGAATCGGTCATTAACAATTAGAAATGGGTAAGGGGTAAGAGGTAATGGATAAGAGGTAACGGGTAAGGGGTAATGGGTAATAACTGACAAATAATCGCTAACAAATAATAGTGATTGAAACCAGAAAATTTACCCATTACTACTTACAAAAACTTTCAGCGATGCGGTTAGTGAGCGAAGTCTAAGGGCAGTAAAAGTTACCAATTACCAATTAAGTAGGTAGGTGCAAATAAACTTTATTATGGGAAGGGCAGGTGAGTCAATTCATTTTTTAGCTTAGCTCTCTTCCTTATACGCTAAACCCGCCCCTAAAAACAAAATGCTTGTTGTTTTTTCCCGCCGCTCTACTTATCAATTACCAATTACCAATTACCAATTACCAATACTTCGGCTACGCGGTTCCTGAACCCTTGGGCTTCGCTCAAGAGAACCGAAGTCGAAGGGCAGTAAAAGTTACCAATTACCACTACTCAGAAAAATGACAGAAAATAAGGAAATTGTTTTTCGTAATCGAGTTGTTGACAAAGGTCAGCTCAAAAAATTAATCTCTTGGTCCTTCATGCACTACGGAACGGCCCGTACAGCGCAAATGGCCGATAAACTCAAAGACTTGGGTTTCCGCTTTGCGACACGAGCGGGAGTTTCGATTAGCGTAGACGATTTGCAGGTTCCCCCGTCCAAACGATCGCTCCTCGATGCCGCCGAAGAAGAAATCCGCATCACCGAACAAAAATACACCAGAGGCGAAATCACCGAAGTCGAACGCTTCCAAAAAGTAATCGATACCTGGAACAGCACCTCAGAAGACCTCAAAGACGAAGTAGTCAAAAACTTCCGAGCCACAGACCCCCTAAACTCGGTCTACATGATGGCATTCTCCGGGGCGCGGGGAAACATTTCTCAAGTGCGGCAGCTAGTCGGAATGCGCGGATTGATGGCTGACCCCCAAGGAGAAATCATCGACTTGCCAATTAAAACCAACTTCCGCGAAGGACTCACCGTCACCGAATACATTATCTCTTCCTACGGCGCGCGCAAAGGCTTGGTAGATACAGCTTTGCGGACGGCAGACTCGGGTTATCTGACCCGCCGTTTGGTGGACGTATCCCAAGACGTAATTGTGCGGGAAGTGGACTGCGGCACTCAGCGGGGAATTCGAGTACGGCCGATGACGGACGGAGCAACAGTGCTGATTCCCCTCAAGGACAGGCTGCTAGGGCGGGTGTTCGCCAGAGATGTGGTGCACCCCAAAACCGGGGAAATCGTGGCTTACGGCAGCGAAAAAGCCGTCCGAAATCAGCCAATTACCGAGGAGTTGGCGACGGAAATTGGTAATTCTGGGGTGGCAGAGGTGTATTTACGATCGCCCCTGACTTGTGAATCAACCAGATCGGTTTGTCAGCACTGCTATGGCTGGAGTCTCGCCCACTTGAAAATGGTGGACATGGGAGAAGCCATCGGGATTATTGCAGCTCAGTCGATCGGGGAACCGGGAACCCAGCTCACCATGCGTACCTTTCACACCGGCGGCGTATTCACTGGAGAAGTCGCGAAACAAGAACGCGCACCCTTCCCCGGCGTAGTGAAATTCAAGAACTTGCGTACTCGCTCGTTCCGCACCAGACACGGTGAAGAAGCACTGGTGGCAGAAAACAACGGCAAACTTGTATTTGAGGGCGACGGATTTGAAGAAGGGAAATCCGGCGCCAAAAATCAAAAACTGAAAATCGAATTGGCGATCGTCCAGGGTTCTACTCTGATGGTCAAAGACGGACAGCGCGCCATTCCCGGTCAAGTTTTGGCAGAAGTGCCGATCGTCGGTCGCGCCGCCCGCAAAACCACTGAAAAAGTGACTACAGACGTGGCTTCCGACTTAGCCGGAGAAGCCAAATTTGCTGATTTGGTGCCTGAAGAAAAAACCGACCGCCAAGGGAACACAACCCGCACAGCCAGCAAAGGCGGACTGATTTGGATTCTCTCAGGAGAGGTCTACAACTTGCCCCCGGGCGCGGAACCAGCAGTGAAAAATGGCGATCGCATTCCGGCCGAAAGCGTAATTGCCGAAACCAAACTCATCTCTGAACACGGCGGCGTAGTCCGCATCGCTGACCCCAGAGAAATTGAAATTATCACCGCCCAAGTCCTGCTCGACCAAGCAGTCGTGCGGGCAGAAAGCGCAGGCGGCCGCGACCACTACACCATCGAAACCTCTTCTAAGCAGCGGTTTTCCCTCAAGACGGCTCCCGGGAGCAAAGTCATCAACGGGGAAGTGGTGGCGGAACTGCTCGACGACAGCTACCGCACAGCTACAGGGGGCATTGTCAAGTACGGGGGGGTGGAAGTCCACAAGCGCGGCAAAGCTAAACTTGGCTACGAAGTCGTTAAAGGCGGCACTCTGCTCTGGATACCGGAAGAGTGCCACGAGGTAAATAAAGATATTTCATTGCTGCTGGTGGAAGATGGTCAGTACGTTGAGGCCGGTACAGAAGTCGTTAAGGATATTTTCTGCCAAACCAGCGGGGCAGTGGAAATCACTCAGAAAAATGACATCCTCCGGGAAATTGTGATCAAACCGGGCACACTCCATGTAGTTGACCGCCCGCCACTAACATTTGGGGAAGGTCAAATCGTCAACGCCGGTGAAGAAATTTTCCCAGGCTTGGTTGCCGAAGAGTTGGGCTATGCGGAGTATATCGAAACTCCCGAGGGCCCGGCTTTGCTGCTGCGCCCTGTGGTGGAGTTTCCGGTGCCGGATAAGCCACCTGTGCCTTCTCAGACGGCGCTGAATGAGTCGATCTCTTTGAAAGCAGTGCAGCGACTGCCTTATAAGGATGGGGAGCGCGTCAAATCTGTGGAGGGATTGGAACTGCTGCGGACTCAGCTTATCTTGGAAATTGGTTCGGGAGCTCCGCAACTGGCGGCGGATATCGAGCTGCTGCCGGATGAGGAGGATGCTACGGCTTTTGGGGCGGACGGTTCGGGACCTGCTTGGGGCTCGCCTGAAGACGCTAGTGCGTCGCAAGAGTTGGCGATGGCTGTGAGCGATGGGGGCGATCGAGCTTCAAAGACTTTCCGCTTGCAGTTAGTGATTTTGGAATCGCTGGTGATTCGGCGGGATGTGTCTGCCGATCCGACTCAGGGCAGCACTCACACGCGGCTGTTGGTCGAAGATGGGCAGTCGATCGCGCCCGGGGCAGTAGTCGCCCGCACGGAGATTCTCTGCAAAGAAGCGGGTATTGTTCGGGGCATCCGTGAGGGGCATGGCGAACCAGTGCGCCGACTGTTGGTGATGCGAGATGCGGATTCTATTTCGATCTCTGTGGCGGGTACGCCGGATGTGAGTCCGGGTCAACTGCTGGTGGCTGGTACCGAAATAGCTCCGGGGGTTGTTCTCGAAGAGTCCGGTCAAGTTGTGAAGGTTGTACCTGCGTCGGAGACAGAATCGGCGAAACTCTTGCTCAGGGTGGCTCGTCCTTACCGGGTTTCGGCCGGTGCTGTGCTGCACGTAGACGACGGCGACTTGGTGCAGCGGGGTGACAATTTGGTGATTCTGGTGTTTGAGCGGGCAAAGACTGGGGATATCATTCAGGGTTTGCCACGGATTGAGGAACTTCTGGAAGGGCGGAAGCCGAAGGAAGCTTGTATTTTAGCCAAGCGACCGGGGACGGCTCGCGTGGTTACAGATGACGATGTTGTGGAACTTGCGGTGATTGAGGATGATGGCCGGATTGAGGAGTATCCTTTGTTGCCTGGTCAAAACCCGATCGTTTCCGACGGACAGCGCGTAGGCGTCGCCGAAGCTTTGACCGACGGGCCTGCTAATCCTCACGAAATTCTGGAGGTGTTCTTCCATGTGCTCAAGGAGCGGCAGTCTACTTTTGAGGCTGCCTTGGAGAGTTTCCAACAGGTGCAGACGTTTTTGGTGAATGAGGTGCAGTCGGTTTATCAGTCTCAGGGCGTGGATATTTCTGATAAGCACATCGAGGTCATCGTCCGCCAGATGACCAACAAAGTCAGGATGGAAGATGGTGGGGATACTACTATGCTCCCGGGCGAGTTGGTAGAATTGCGGCAGGTTGAGCAGGTTAATGAGGCGATGTCAATTACTGGTGGAGCGCCGGCGGATTATACTCCGGTGTTGCTGGGGATTACTAAGGCTTCGCTGAATACCGATAGCTTTATTTCCGCTGCTTCGTTCCAGGAGACTACGCGGGTGTTGACTGAGGCTGCGATCGAAGGTAAGTCTGACTGGCTGCGGGGGCTGAAGGAAAATGTGATTATCGGCCGCCTGATTCCTGCGGGTACTGGGTTCAATGCCTATGAGGATGCTGGCGTCCAGGATGCGGGTTTTGATGGTGCTGTGTTTGATGACGACATCCACGATTTACAGGAGGATGTGGTTTTGGATGATCGCACTGCGCGCCGCGCTTATACGATCGAGAGCGGTTTTGAGATCGGGCGCCCGTCTGATCTTGAGCCTGATGAGGATTTTGAGGAAGTTGAGGTTGATGAGGACGAGTTTGTCGCTGAGACTGATGATGATGCCTTGGGACCTGATGTTGACGATGATGATGATATCGGTTTTGACTTCGATGAGGACGAAGACTAATCATAGTTTTGAGCTTGCATGAATGAGTGAACAGCGTTGTGTTCGCTGAGGATAAGTTGGTTCCTCGCCACAACGCACACTCCGATTTCATCAGTTAAAAAAGCTCAAATTTTTCCTCACAAATTCCAAGTCCGAACTCCTAGCATTGTGCGATGGGACATCGAAAGGAAGAAGGAAGAAGGAAGATTCAGAGTTTAAGCAAACTTTGTAACTCTAGAGTTTTAATTGTTTGTTGGTTCAAACAAATAATTCTTTCTTCCTGCTTCCTTTTTCCTTCTTCCTTCTTATTCCTTCTGCATATATGGTTCACTCAATCAGGCAGCAAAGCCTTGATTTGATTAACAAACTCTTGATGGTCTACCACAGGTTTAGAGATGTAACCGTCGGCACCGCTTTGATCGAGAAATGTTTCTTTATCACCAGCCATCGCGTGAGCAGTCACCAAAATAATTGGCAGCGAGGCAGTTTGCGGGTCAGCTTTAAGCAGTTGAGTAATCTTAATGCCGTCAACAGATTTGCCCTGGTACACGCTGCGCGAAAGAGACACATCCATTAAAATCAAATCAGCTTCGCCGTTGGCAGCAATCTGCATCACCTCTTCAACATTTTCCGTGTGCTTGACGGCTAAGCCCCCCCGCTTAGTCAGAATTTTGGAAAAAACCCGAGCATTAACCAAATCGTCCTCTACAATCAGAACGGTTTTCATAAATAAATATGGGAAGTATAGAAACTTTGTGACTTTAGTCCAAAGAGGAACACGACACGGGGACTACATTCCCCGTCAAAAATGCAGAGTTTTTAGCGCCATCAGCCGGGAACCCTGCAAAACCCGTATGTATATCCTTGAGCCACTAGCTGTGAGAGGGTTTACAGATGCCTAGAAGCATCCAGTACCATCATTTAGACTACTACACACAGACAGTTTAGTTCTTTTTTATAACTAGACCTGACACTGGTGAGAGTCTCAAGATTCTCAGGTAGCAGGTTTCTAGTACAATCCAGGACGCATGGACGAGGCCTCGAAACCGGGTTTTTGCTCGTTTCGGCGGGCTATAACGAACTATTGCTATGAAAAAACCCGGTTTCTGACTACCCGTGCGTCCTGGACTTATAGTATCGTCTCTTTCGGTCAAGCCTCCGGCTTCTACCATTTTAGATTTTAGATTTTAGATTTTAGATTTTAGATTTTAGATTTTAGATGGGAACTGATTGACTGGATATGGGTTGGGATCACGGATATACAGTTGCATTATTTTTTGAACTGGTATTAGATTCGGGAATGTGGGATAATTATTTTCCTTCTTCGTCATTAGAATCAAGCCATGTTTATTCACATACTCCCGTCGCCACAGCATTCGGAGTAGCGAATCTAGCGGGGATTGTTGGAGATTGCTAATTCTCAGTTTTAACCCTTCAAAACCGCTTAAAATATCGACGCTTCCGTTCATCAAGGGGATGTCAGACTAGGAGATATCGCCAGGAGAGCTTTTGACTGATGAATTCATCAATATCGGCATTTTTCACACTCTCAG includes:
- the rpoB gene encoding DNA-directed RNA polymerase subunit beta, with protein sequence MTITKDYTEFAFTLPDLIEIQRASFRWFLEAGLIEELDSFSPITDYTGKLELHFMGKDFKLKRPKYDVDEAKRRDSTYSVQMYVPTRLINKETGEIKEQEVFIGDLPLMTERGTFIINGAERVIVNQIVRSPGVYYKSETDKNGRRSYNASLIPNRGAWLKFETDKNDLVWVRIDKTRKLSAQVLLKALGLTDGEIYDSLRHPEYFQKTIEKEGQFGEEEALMELYRKLRPGEPPTVAGGEQLLNSRFFDPKRYDLGRVGRYKLNKKLRLTVPDTMRVLTSQDILTAIDYLINLEFDIGSTDDIDHLGNRRVRSVGELLQNQVRVGLNRLERIIRERMTVSDADSLSPASLVNPKPLVAAIKEFFGSSQLSQFMDQTNPLAELTHKRRLSALGPGGLTRERAGFAVRDIHPSHYGRICPIETPEGPNAGLIGSLATHARVNPYGFIETPFYPVEKGRVLRDKAPVYMTADEEDDLRVAPGDISLDENNNLLGETVAVRYRQEFTTTTPMQVDYMAISPVQIVSVATSLIPFLEHDDANRALMGSNMQRQAVPLLKPERPLVGTGLEAQAARDSGMVVVSRIDGEVIYIDATRIIVKPLAVDAESNSSEEHFLIKEYDDLKVKQPSVWKQKYAGCIEHELQKYQRSNQDTCLNQRPLIYEGDRVVAGQVLADGSSTEGAELALGHNILVAYMPWEGYNYEDAMLISERLVYEDVYTSIHIEKYEIEARQTKLGPEEITREIPNVGEDALRQLDEQGIIRKGAWVEASDILVGKVTPKGESDQPPEEKLLRAIFGEKARDVRDNSLRVPNGEKGRVVDVRVFTREQGDELPPGANMVVRVYVAQKRKIQVGDKMAGRHGNKGIVSRILPMEDMPYLPDGTPVDIVLNPLGVPSRMNVGQIFECLLGWAGENLSMRFKMVPFDEMHGAEKSRETVHGKLQEAREKTGKPWVFNEKHPGKTIVYDGRTGEPFDRPITVGIAYMLKLVHLVDDKIHARSTGPYSLVTQQPLGGKAQQGGQRFGEMEVWALEAFGAAYTLQELLTVKSDDMQGRNEALNAIVKGKAIPRPGTPESFKVLMRELQSLCLDIAVHKVNTSDEGSEHVEVDLMADAGGKRSPSRPTYESLSRDELDED
- a CDS encoding DNA-directed RNA polymerase subunit gamma: MAKIEQRFDYVKIGLASPERIRQWGERTLPNGQITGEVTKPETINYRTLKPEMDGLFCERIFGPAKDWECHCGKYKRVRHRGIVCERCGVEVTESRVRRHRMGFIKLAAPVAHVWYLKGIPSYMAILLDMPLRDVEQIVYFNAYVVLNPGNAEKLQYKQLLTEDAWLEIEDELYSEDSTLTGVEVGIGAEALQVLLQNIPLESEAEKLREDIANAKGQKRAKLIKRLRVIDNFIATGSQPDWMVLNVIPVIPPDLRPMVQLDGGRFATSDLNDLYRRVINRNNRLARLQEILAPEIIIRNEKRMLQEAVDALIDNGRRGRTVVGANNRPLKSLSDIIEGKQGRFRQNLLGKRVDYSGRSVIVVGPKLKIHQCGLPREMAIELFQPFVIHRLIRQGLVNNIKAAKKLIQRNDPSVWDVLQEVIEGHPVMLNRAPTLHRLGIQAFEPILVDGRAIQLHPLVCPAFNADFDGDQMAVHVPLSLESQAEARLLMLASNNIMSPATGRPIVTPSQDMVLGCYYLTAENPDAQKGAGHYFSNLTDAVVAYEQGVVDLHSYVWVRFQGAIENTEPEGEPLKVERSTDGIVTKEYKFRRVREDGDGKVINQFIRTTPGRIIYHQTIESVINN
- a CDS encoding DNA-directed RNA polymerase subunit beta'', which translates into the protein MTENKEIVFRNRVVDKGQLKKLISWSFMHYGTARTAQMADKLKDLGFRFATRAGVSISVDDLQVPPSKRSLLDAAEEEIRITEQKYTRGEITEVERFQKVIDTWNSTSEDLKDEVVKNFRATDPLNSVYMMAFSGARGNISQVRQLVGMRGLMADPQGEIIDLPIKTNFREGLTVTEYIISSYGARKGLVDTALRTADSGYLTRRLVDVSQDVIVREVDCGTQRGIRVRPMTDGATVLIPLKDRLLGRVFARDVVHPKTGEIVAYGSEKAVRNQPITEELATEIGNSGVAEVYLRSPLTCESTRSVCQHCYGWSLAHLKMVDMGEAIGIIAAQSIGEPGTQLTMRTFHTGGVFTGEVAKQERAPFPGVVKFKNLRTRSFRTRHGEEALVAENNGKLVFEGDGFEEGKSGAKNQKLKIELAIVQGSTLMVKDGQRAIPGQVLAEVPIVGRAARKTTEKVTTDVASDLAGEAKFADLVPEEKTDRQGNTTRTASKGGLIWILSGEVYNLPPGAEPAVKNGDRIPAESVIAETKLISEHGGVVRIADPREIEIITAQVLLDQAVVRAESAGGRDHYTIETSSKQRFSLKTAPGSKVINGEVVAELLDDSYRTATGGIVKYGGVEVHKRGKAKLGYEVVKGGTLLWIPEECHEVNKDISLLLVEDGQYVEAGTEVVKDIFCQTSGAVEITQKNDILREIVIKPGTLHVVDRPPLTFGEGQIVNAGEEIFPGLVAEELGYAEYIETPEGPALLLRPVVEFPVPDKPPVPSQTALNESISLKAVQRLPYKDGERVKSVEGLELLRTQLILEIGSGAPQLAADIELLPDEEDATAFGADGSGPAWGSPEDASASQELAMAVSDGGDRASKTFRLQLVILESLVIRRDVSADPTQGSTHTRLLVEDGQSIAPGAVVARTEILCKEAGIVRGIREGHGEPVRRLLVMRDADSISISVAGTPDVSPGQLLVAGTEIAPGVVLEESGQVVKVVPASETESAKLLLRVARPYRVSAGAVLHVDDGDLVQRGDNLVILVFERAKTGDIIQGLPRIEELLEGRKPKEACILAKRPGTARVVTDDDVVELAVIEDDGRIEEYPLLPGQNPIVSDGQRVGVAEALTDGPANPHEILEVFFHVLKERQSTFEAALESFQQVQTFLVNEVQSVYQSQGVDISDKHIEVIVRQMTNKVRMEDGGDTTMLPGELVELRQVEQVNEAMSITGGAPADYTPVLLGITKASLNTDSFISAASFQETTRVLTEAAIEGKSDWLRGLKENVIIGRLIPAGTGFNAYEDAGVQDAGFDGAVFDDDIHDLQEDVVLDDRTARRAYTIESGFEIGRPSDLEPDEDFEEVEVDEDEFVAETDDDALGPDVDDDDDIGFDFDEDED
- a CDS encoding response regulator; this encodes MKTVLIVEDDLVNARVFSKILTKRGGLAVKHTENVEEVMQIAANGEADLILMDVSLSRSVYQGKSVDGIKITQLLKADPQTASLPIILVTAHAMAGDKETFLDQSGADGYISKPVVDHQEFVNQIKALLPD